Proteins found in one Fibrobacter sp. UWT2 genomic segment:
- a CDS encoding M23 family metallopeptidase has protein sequence MDTTILNKLAKITRKGMFLGTMASFAMMPSTFAAECNEKTMDAFAYEDCIKAKSGETVSNDNFGASADANKVNNADGMAEKRVLKAAEPTYRPFNRDAYLTSSFGENRGTRYHAGFDYSTQMEEGWPIYAPEDGKVVELRVSPFHYGKLMLFKGNSGKTWAFAHQSSFGKLDDQIIKKQYASKKNDVTIKTNASYKKGDTLTFSGSTGIGNPHLHLEVRLDNDRIINPVQAGVVISDTLAPQIFGVAVWQGNHMAITNPEALNKGCVETPVKNEFNLSMAVKIADYSREPKDNPMSVRRLTVWRYDEKIFEEVLDTLRYSKMALIRDQLLWAEEADTAGDWHLINAKLAPLSTYTIEAEDYSGNKVSKKFTFHPRCKSDKPMQLYKDQASPLFTFLSRPMLDLFRCKNGMKFTAMAGDQIIEEDMCKAFKPAPITIGRLLEIYPEMTSIHYTADSRSTGDGVAADASIELYAFNQYQRSVNWSTKVGNVGITQKLTGIPTGRDTTKKILAVTRTHTDSLDYFEFHPKGMQLGNWTVCIDNPENNQPLYWLGETTRNWFYFSKQTKGKNRCATMNEIRDIANIENTEAPTLGFPYWSDMMISGVRQPALKIPVLFKYDGIPDGNAITVLVGKKWVAAEYDSEPREIVIEGAQIPEEGSITIKLVDEAGHKASYNVDIPEM, from the coding sequence ATGGATACTACAATCTTGAACAAACTCGCTAAAATCACCCGCAAGGGAATGTTCTTGGGTACTATGGCAAGTTTCGCCATGATGCCTTCCACGTTCGCCGCCGAATGCAACGAAAAGACCATGGATGCCTTCGCTTACGAAGACTGCATCAAGGCCAAATCCGGCGAAACAGTATCTAACGACAACTTCGGCGCAAGCGCCGATGCGAACAAAGTCAACAACGCCGACGGCATGGCGGAAAAGAGAGTTCTCAAAGCTGCAGAACCGACTTACCGCCCGTTCAACCGCGACGCTTACTTGACCTCGAGCTTTGGCGAGAACCGCGGCACACGTTACCATGCAGGTTTCGACTATTCCACGCAGATGGAAGAAGGCTGGCCCATTTACGCGCCTGAAGACGGCAAGGTTGTAGAACTGCGAGTTTCTCCGTTCCACTACGGAAAGCTGATGCTCTTCAAGGGCAACAGCGGCAAGACCTGGGCGTTCGCACACCAGAGCAGCTTCGGCAAGCTCGACGACCAGATTATCAAGAAACAGTATGCCTCCAAGAAGAACGACGTTACCATCAAGACGAATGCAAGCTACAAGAAGGGCGATACGCTGACCTTCTCGGGCAGCACCGGCATCGGAAACCCGCACTTGCACTTGGAAGTCCGCTTGGACAACGACCGCATTATTAACCCTGTGCAGGCCGGCGTTGTTATTTCAGACACGCTTGCTCCGCAAATTTTTGGCGTCGCCGTTTGGCAGGGCAACCACATGGCTATTACCAACCCCGAAGCTTTGAACAAGGGTTGCGTCGAAACGCCGGTGAAAAACGAATTCAACTTGAGCATGGCCGTAAAGATTGCAGACTACAGCCGCGAGCCCAAGGATAATCCAATGTCCGTACGCCGTCTTACCGTGTGGCGCTACGACGAAAAGATTTTTGAAGAAGTGCTCGACACCTTGCGTTACAGCAAGATGGCTCTGATTCGCGACCAACTCCTGTGGGCCGAAGAGGCCGACACCGCTGGCGACTGGCACCTTATTAACGCCAAACTCGCTCCGCTTTCAACTTACACGATCGAAGCAGAAGACTATAGCGGCAACAAGGTCAGCAAGAAGTTCACGTTCCACCCGCGTTGCAAGAGCGACAAGCCCATGCAGCTGTACAAGGACCAGGCTTCCCCGCTGTTCACGTTCCTTAGCCGTCCGATGCTCGACTTGTTCCGTTGCAAGAACGGTATGAAGTTCACCGCCATGGCCGGCGACCAGATTATCGAAGAAGACATGTGTAAGGCATTCAAGCCCGCACCGATTACGATTGGCCGCCTGCTTGAAATCTATCCCGAAATGACAAGCATCCACTACACCGCTGACTCTCGTTCTACGGGTGACGGCGTCGCTGCCGATGCAAGCATTGAACTTTACGCCTTCAACCAGTACCAGAGAAGCGTCAATTGGTCTACCAAGGTCGGAAACGTGGGCATTACGCAAAAACTTACCGGCATTCCGACAGGCCGCGACACGACCAAGAAGATTTTGGCCGTGACCCGCACGCATACCGACAGTCTGGATTACTTTGAATTCCACCCGAAGGGCATGCAGCTCGGCAACTGGACCGTTTGCATTGACAATCCGGAAAACAATCAGCCGCTTTACTGGCTCGGCGAAACGACCCGCAACTGGTTCTACTTTAGCAAGCAGACCAAGGGCAAGAACCGTTGCGCAACCATGAACGAAATTCGCGACATCGCCAACATCGAAAACACCGAAGCCCCGACGCTCGGATTCCCCTACTGGTCTGACATGATGATCAGCGGTGTCCGCCAGCCGGCCCTCAAGATTCCGGTGCTGTTCAAGTACGACGGCATTCCTGACGGCAACGCCATTACGGTGTTGGTCGGCAAGAAATGGGTCGCCGCTGAATACGATTCTGAACCTCGCGAAATCGTCATCGAAGGCGCACAGATTCCTGAAGAAGGATCTATCACCATCAAGCTCGTTGACGAAGCCGGTCACAAGGCAAGCTATAACGTAGACATCCCCGAGATGTAA
- the pyrR gene encoding bifunctional pyr operon transcriptional regulator/uracil phosphoribosyltransferase PyrR produces the protein MKDNCKKIRELLSAQAMEFALDEMAAKLAKMHPNADDMVVLGMASRGIPLAKKICERLSQKFNKTVPMGSLDATFYRDDFHYRTHMGSSEMRITEMPASVEGKTVILVDDVLYTGRSVRAAMQAILDLGRPAAIRLCVLVDRGHRELPIAPDCVGLTVETAQDQEVRVQIEPIDKENSVYLVEVEA, from the coding sequence ATGAAAGACAACTGCAAAAAAATCAGAGAGCTCCTATCTGCGCAGGCGATGGAATTCGCTCTCGATGAAATGGCTGCTAAACTGGCAAAAATGCACCCGAATGCCGACGACATGGTGGTGCTCGGCATGGCAAGCCGCGGAATCCCTCTCGCCAAAAAGATTTGCGAGCGCTTAAGTCAAAAGTTTAACAAGACCGTCCCGATGGGAAGCCTCGACGCGACCTTCTACCGAGACGACTTCCATTACCGCACCCACATGGGTTCTAGCGAAATGCGCATCACCGAAATGCCGGCCTCTGTCGAAGGCAAGACGGTCATTCTGGTGGACGACGTGCTCTACACGGGCCGCTCGGTTCGTGCCGCGATGCAGGCGATTCTCGATCTGGGCCGCCCGGCAGCCATCCGCCTTTGCGTGCTGGTAGACCGCGGTCATCGCGAACTTCCGATCGCGCCTGATTGCGTAGGACTTACGGTCGAGACCGCACAAGACCAGGAAGTCCGCGTGCAGATCGAACCGATTGACAAAGAAAATTCCGTTTATCTCGTAGAGGTGGAGGCCTAA
- a CDS encoding peptidylprolyl isomerase, which yields MFNQLGKPEAGETIAIMKTNHGTMKLRIFEDIVGECATNFVELAKQGKYDGAPFHRIIKNFMIQGGDFTNRNGTGGHSAKGPGTTIGDKYDPRLTHMRGALSWAKTQFPNSIGSQFFIVHGDDVHFLDHEQVGPGPADGYSVFGQLYEGFEVLDDIAGVKTDRRDAPYEDVIIESVTIEKA from the coding sequence ATGTTCAATCAGCTGGGTAAACCGGAAGCAGGCGAAACTATCGCTATCATGAAGACCAACCACGGCACCATGAAGCTGCGTATTTTCGAAGATATCGTCGGCGAATGCGCCACGAACTTTGTTGAACTCGCCAAGCAGGGCAAGTACGACGGCGCTCCGTTCCACCGCATCATCAAGAACTTCATGATTCAGGGTGGCGACTTTACCAACCGTAACGGTACCGGCGGACACTCTGCCAAGGGCCCCGGCACCACGATTGGCGACAAATACGACCCGCGCCTCACCCACATGCGTGGCGCTTTGAGCTGGGCCAAAACCCAGTTCCCGAACTCCATCGGCAGCCAGTTCTTCATCGTTCACGGCGACGACGTCCACTTCTTGGACCACGAACAGGTAGGCCCCGGCCCGGCTGACGGCTACTCCGTATTCGGCCAGCTCTACGAAGGTTTCGAAGTTCTCGACGATATCGCCGGTGTCAAGACCGACCGCCGCGACGCCCCGTACGAAGACGTGATCATCGAATCCGTGACCATCGAAAAGGCCTAA
- the mqnE gene encoding aminofutalosine synthase MqnE: MARLTEAEALDLFLNAPLDELCARANAEKERRHGKSVYWVNNRQINYTNVCVLHCKFCAFSKIKKDSPTAYDWDYNTIRNKAAEAIAGGARELHIVGGLHPDHPFDYYIEMLRKLRVEFPKVNLKAFTAVEICHFAKISGQTPLQIMSTLKEAGLDALPGGGAEILVQDVRDQICPGKETGEEWLDVHRAAHKIGIPTNATMLFGHIEKIEDRIAHMKMLRDLQDEAPGFFAFIPLVYHPEHNALHKIVPNITSEEDILRTVAVARLFLDNFPHIKAYWIQMGIETAMKALHAGASDLDGTIIEEKITHAAGATVPVGMSPERMKSLITNEGLEPVERDALYERFS, encoded by the coding sequence ATGGCGCGCCTGACCGAAGCCGAAGCTCTAGACTTATTTTTAAACGCCCCGCTCGACGAACTCTGTGCCCGCGCGAATGCCGAAAAGGAACGCAGGCACGGCAAGTCCGTGTATTGGGTGAACAACCGCCAGATCAACTACACCAACGTGTGCGTGTTGCACTGCAAGTTCTGCGCGTTTTCTAAGATTAAAAAGGATAGCCCCACCGCTTACGACTGGGACTACAACACCATTCGCAACAAGGCTGCCGAAGCGATTGCTGGCGGAGCCCGCGAATTGCACATTGTTGGCGGCCTGCATCCGGACCACCCGTTCGATTACTACATCGAGATGCTGCGCAAGCTGCGCGTGGAATTCCCGAAGGTGAATCTGAAAGCATTTACCGCTGTGGAAATTTGCCACTTCGCCAAGATTTCGGGACAGACTCCGCTGCAAATCATGAGCACGCTGAAAGAAGCTGGCCTTGATGCTCTGCCCGGTGGCGGTGCAGAAATCCTGGTGCAGGATGTTCGCGACCAGATTTGCCCGGGCAAGGAAACCGGCGAAGAATGGCTTGACGTTCACCGCGCGGCCCACAAGATTGGAATCCCGACGAATGCGACCATGCTGTTTGGGCACATCGAAAAGATTGAAGACCGCATCGCCCACATGAAAATGCTGCGCGACTTGCAGGACGAAGCACCTGGCTTTTTCGCCTTCATTCCGCTCGTGTACCATCCGGAACACAATGCGTTGCACAAGATTGTTCCGAATATCACCAGCGAAGAAGACATCCTGCGTACGGTCGCTGTCGCAAGACTTTTCCTCGACAACTTCCCGCACATTAAGGCGTACTGGATTCAGATGGGTATCGAGACCGCGATGAAGGCGCTCCACGCCGGCGCGTCGGATTTGGATGGTACGATTATCGAAGAAAAGATTACGCACGCCGCCGGCGCCACGGTTCCCGTGGGCATGAGCCCCGAACGCATGAAGTCCTTGATTACAAACGAAGGCTTGGAACCGGTCGAGAGAGATGCGTTGTATGAACGATTCTCTTAA
- a CDS encoding aspartate carbamoyltransferase catalytic subunit, with protein sequence MGALQIKHLFGLQGVSKSDIRTILDNAKQFREILERPVKKVPSLRGLTVVNLFFENSTRTRTSFELAEKRLSADTVNFASSNSSVKKGETLVDTLRNIESMKIDIVVVRHKGTGVPKFLAEHSNAIIVNAGDGAHEHPTQSLLDMLTVEEKLGTLEGKKVAIVGDIRHSRVARSNIWGMTTMGAHVTLCGPSTLVPRNTELLQYKELAGSVSWETDVYKAVEDADAVIALRLQKERMDDALLPSMREYRNFFGITEKVLSEAKDKVILMHPGPINRGVELDSDIADGEHSVILDQVTNGVAVRMAVLYLLAGGRANENA encoded by the coding sequence ATGGGCGCATTACAGATCAAGCATTTGTTCGGACTTCAGGGGGTTTCCAAGTCCGATATTCGTACTATTTTGGATAACGCCAAGCAGTTCCGCGAAATTCTGGAACGTCCGGTCAAGAAGGTTCCCTCGCTCCGAGGCCTTACGGTGGTGAACCTGTTCTTCGAAAACAGCACCCGTACCCGCACGAGCTTTGAACTTGCAGAAAAGCGCCTCTCTGCCGACACGGTGAACTTCGCAAGTTCCAATTCCAGCGTCAAGAAGGGCGAAACCTTGGTCGATACGCTGCGCAATATCGAATCGATGAAGATAGATATCGTGGTGGTCCGCCACAAGGGGACGGGCGTCCCCAAGTTTCTCGCTGAACACAGCAACGCCATTATCGTGAACGCAGGCGATGGCGCCCATGAACACCCGACGCAGTCCCTCCTGGACATGCTTACGGTCGAAGAAAAGCTTGGTACGCTCGAAGGCAAGAAGGTGGCAATCGTAGGCGATATCCGCCACAGCCGCGTGGCCCGCAGTAACATCTGGGGCATGACCACGATGGGCGCACACGTAACGCTCTGCGGCCCGAGCACTCTGGTGCCGCGCAATACCGAACTTCTGCAGTATAAGGAACTCGCTGGCAGCGTCTCTTGGGAAACCGACGTCTATAAGGCAGTCGAAGACGCCGATGCCGTGATTGCTCTCCGCTTGCAAAAGGAACGCATGGATGATGCACTCCTCCCGAGCATGCGTGAATACCGCAACTTCTTCGGCATTACCGAGAAGGTTCTTTCTGAAGCCAAGGACAAGGTCATCTTGATGCACCCGGGTCCGATTAACCGCGGTGTGGAACTGGATAGCGATATCGCCGATGGCGAACATTCCGTGATTTTGGATCAGGTGACTAACGGTGTCGCCGTGCGTATGGCGGTACTTTACCTTTTGGCTGGAGGACGTGCAAATGAAAATGCGTAA
- a CDS encoding dihydroorotase, with translation MKMRNEMNIKNVIFKNAKVWNGNCFDDCDEFCVIQGKDLASEEFDCNGALVMPALFGLGVDFMEPLRDDVYTFADGLDAMHRGGFFGALYESAANPIDDADKLSAMKFRVNSPDLEYNFANRFDIKFLGAYSKGFGSDSLAEMMELAEDESVAGFGDGGEAIPTTRFIRLAMEYGKMTGKRFFFQPLDKSLRKHGCVHEGAYSDMLGMKGIPRIAETIAAHTVLEMARFLQVPVHFKQVTCGETLDLVREARKKGIDVTCDVGLYHLLLDDSCLETLDSAYHILPPIRSAADREALWKGIEDGTVNAISMNHTPVLGQDTEVNFEDSVPGALSLEIALPAIWKELSSRVGDARAIELLSEAPARLVGAKPAFDCFSKKMSDMVVLDPNKTHVVSKKDFAGHVSNSPLLGKTLPSSILGTFISGALTKF, from the coding sequence ATGAAAATGCGTAATGAAATGAATATCAAGAATGTCATTTTCAAGAATGCGAAAGTTTGGAATGGCAACTGCTTTGACGATTGCGATGAATTCTGTGTAATCCAGGGAAAGGATTTAGCATCTGAAGAATTTGATTGTAACGGCGCTCTGGTGATGCCCGCCTTGTTTGGCTTGGGTGTTGATTTTATGGAACCGCTTCGCGATGACGTCTATACGTTTGCAGATGGCCTCGACGCCATGCACCGCGGTGGCTTTTTCGGCGCACTTTACGAAAGTGCTGCCAATCCGATTGACGATGCGGACAAGCTTTCGGCAATGAAGTTCCGCGTGAACTCTCCCGATTTGGAATACAACTTTGCCAACCGTTTCGACATCAAGTTCCTTGGTGCTTACAGCAAGGGCTTCGGTTCCGATAGCCTCGCTGAAATGATGGAACTTGCCGAAGACGAATCCGTTGCCGGCTTTGGTGACGGCGGTGAAGCGATTCCTACGACGCGTTTTATTCGTCTTGCCATGGAATACGGCAAGATGACGGGCAAACGCTTCTTTTTCCAGCCGCTGGACAAATCGCTGCGTAAGCACGGCTGCGTTCACGAAGGTGCTTACTCCGACATGCTCGGTATGAAGGGCATTCCGCGTATTGCAGAAACCATCGCTGCCCATACGGTGCTCGAAATGGCCCGTTTCTTGCAGGTGCCGGTACACTTTAAGCAGGTGACTTGCGGCGAAACGCTTGACCTTGTTCGCGAAGCCCGCAAGAAGGGAATCGATGTCACTTGCGATGTCGGCTTGTACCATTTGCTTCTGGATGATTCTTGCCTGGAAACTCTGGATTCCGCTTACCACATTCTGCCCCCGATTCGTTCGGCTGCAGACCGTGAAGCCTTGTGGAAGGGCATCGAAGACGGTACGGTCAATGCAATCAGCATGAACCACACGCCGGTGCTTGGACAAGATACCGAAGTGAACTTTGAAGATTCTGTGCCGGGTGCATTGTCTCTTGAAATTGCTCTCCCCGCTATCTGGAAGGAACTGAGCTCTAGAGTGGGCGATGCCCGAGCCATTGAACTGTTGTCGGAAGCTCCGGCAAGACTCGTTGGTGCAAAGCCTGCTTTTGATTGCTTCTCCAAGAAGATGTCTGACATGGTTGTTCTTGATCCGAACAAGACGCATGTAGTTTCCAAGAAGGATTTTGCCGGACACGTGAGCAATTCGCCGTTGCTCGGCAAGACGCTTCCGTCTTCGATTCTTGGAACATTCATTAGCGGAGCATTGACCAAGTTCTAG
- the ettA gene encoding energy-dependent translational throttle protein EttA, which translates to MAEQNKAEKFVFYMYKMTKSYPPNKEVLKDISLSFYYGAKIGIIGQNGAGKSTLLRIMAGIDKEFQGEAWIEPGRTAGYLPQEPQLDPNLTVKENVMQAVAKKQAILDRFNEISMKFAEPMEDDEMNKLLDEQAKLQDIIDAQDLWSLDRNIEIAMDALRCPPGDWPVTNLSGGEKRRVALCRLLLEEPDLLLLDEPTNHLDAETVAWLERHLREYKGSVILVTHDRYFLDNVTNWILEIDRGRGIPWEGNYAQWLDQKLERMKNEEKGESDRQKRLAREQEWVKASPKARQAKSKARLKAYEDLLAEDSREQIKVAQIHIANGKRLGDIVIQAEHLQKAFGDKVLFDDLNFSLPRSGIVGIIGPNGAGKTTLFKMIMGQEKPDAGTLKIGETVEIISMEQGRESLDDSKTVWEEITGGNDEIMVGDRKMNGRAYCGLFNFTGAAQQKKLTALSGGERNRVLMAKNLQKPGNVLFLDEPTNDLDIETLQALEQAILKFAGCAVIISHDRWFLDRIATHILAYEGDSKVVWFEGNWSEYEADRRKRLGEDADNPKPIKYKTLTRQ; encoded by the coding sequence ATGGCCGAACAAAACAAAGCAGAAAAATTCGTTTTCTACATGTACAAGATGACCAAGTCCTATCCGCCTAACAAAGAGGTGCTGAAGGACATTTCTTTGAGCTTCTACTATGGCGCAAAGATTGGTATTATCGGCCAGAATGGTGCCGGTAAGTCGACGCTCCTGCGCATCATGGCTGGCATCGACAAGGAATTCCAAGGCGAGGCATGGATTGAACCGGGCCGCACTGCAGGCTACTTGCCGCAGGAACCGCAGCTGGACCCGAACCTGACCGTCAAGGAAAACGTGATGCAGGCCGTGGCCAAGAAGCAGGCTATTCTCGACCGCTTTAACGAAATTTCCATGAAGTTTGCAGAGCCCATGGAAGACGACGAGATGAACAAGCTCCTCGACGAACAGGCGAAGCTTCAGGACATCATTGACGCTCAGGATTTGTGGAGCCTTGACCGCAATATCGAAATTGCAATGGATGCTCTCCGCTGCCCGCCGGGCGATTGGCCGGTAACGAACCTCTCCGGCGGTGAAAAGCGCCGCGTGGCTCTTTGCCGCTTGCTCCTTGAAGAACCGGATTTGTTGCTCCTCGACGAACCGACGAACCACTTGGATGCCGAAACGGTTGCCTGGCTCGAACGCCACCTCCGCGAATACAAGGGCTCCGTGATTCTGGTGACCCATGACCGTTACTTCCTTGACAACGTAACGAATTGGATTCTGGAAATCGACCGTGGTCGCGGCATTCCTTGGGAAGGCAATTACGCCCAGTGGCTTGATCAGAAACTTGAACGCATGAAGAACGAAGAAAAGGGCGAATCTGACCGTCAGAAGCGCCTCGCTCGCGAACAGGAATGGGTGAAGGCTTCTCCGAAGGCTCGCCAGGCCAAGAGCAAGGCTCGTTTGAAGGCTTACGAAGACTTGCTCGCCGAAGATTCTCGCGAACAGATCAAGGTTGCCCAGATTCACATCGCAAACGGCAAGCGCCTTGGCGATATCGTGATTCAGGCCGAACACTTGCAGAAGGCCTTTGGCGACAAGGTGCTCTTCGATGATTTGAATTTCAGCTTGCCGCGTTCGGGTATCGTGGGTATTATCGGTCCGAACGGTGCGGGTAAGACGACTTTGTTCAAGATGATCATGGGCCAGGAAAAGCCCGATGCAGGTACGCTCAAGATTGGCGAAACCGTTGAAATCATCAGTATGGAACAGGGCCGCGAAAGCCTCGACGATTCCAAGACCGTGTGGGAAGAAATCACCGGCGGTAACGACGAAATCATGGTGGGTGACCGCAAGATGAATGGTCGTGCCTACTGCGGACTCTTCAACTTCACCGGTGCTGCCCAGCAGAAAAAACTGACGGCTCTTTCGGGCGGTGAACGCAACCGCGTGCTCATGGCGAAGAATCTGCAGAAGCCGGGCAACGTGCTCTTCCTCGACGAACCGACCAACGACCTTGACATTGAAACACTGCAGGCTTTGGAACAGGCTATTCTTAAGTTCGCTGGTTGCGCCGTGATTATCTCGCATGACCGCTGGTTCCTCGACCGTATCGCAACCCACATCCTCGCTTACGAAGGCGATTCCAAGGTGGTGTGGTTCGAAGGCAACTGGAGCGAATACGAAGCCGATCGCCGCAAACGTCTTGGCGAAGATGCGGACAATCCGAAGCCGATTAAGTACAAGACTCTCACGCGTCAGTAA
- a CDS encoding BamA/TamA family outer membrane protein, producing MKLFYTIIVCLALSVFAQDNFQRFSVLPFGAYTEETKIQYGAVFVLFFKPFQGGENISSMDFIARGTTRGQFQFQYAPNLWLFGDHLHIPAKLNLNKWHYSLFERGARGDFDRIDEYKSSFVYGKIPFEMNFGISNNIPLRYGVVLEGEARDNELGSDIPKNYQDGFYLGGGYLLVLDKKDNDNWPTKGYYASFEEIFFGGDFSYHTETLDARFYAPLFWETSIALGLYAKQSRGDNVPLGCLAGPDGTKRFRGVESGIWSDTQALIWQMEFRRPLFWRFAGVIFGEALQSAPYFSELFRRQVHYAVGFGGRLALNKSEKLHARGDLSLVDGKHIGITIDLRESF from the coding sequence ATGAAGTTGTTCTACACCATTATCGTGTGCCTCGCGCTCTCCGTCTTTGCCCAAGACAACTTCCAGCGATTCTCAGTGCTACCCTTTGGCGCCTACACCGAAGAAACCAAGATCCAGTACGGCGCGGTATTCGTTTTGTTCTTCAAGCCGTTCCAAGGCGGCGAAAACATTTCTTCGATGGACTTTATCGCACGCGGTACCACGCGCGGGCAGTTCCAATTCCAGTACGCCCCGAACCTGTGGCTATTCGGTGACCACTTGCACATTCCCGCAAAACTCAACTTGAACAAGTGGCATTACTCGCTATTCGAGCGCGGCGCCCGCGGAGATTTTGACCGCATAGACGAATACAAGAGTTCCTTTGTCTACGGCAAGATTCCCTTCGAAATGAACTTCGGCATTTCGAACAACATTCCTCTGCGCTACGGCGTTGTATTAGAAGGTGAAGCCCGCGACAACGAACTCGGAAGCGACATCCCCAAAAATTACCAAGACGGATTTTATTTGGGCGGCGGCTACCTTTTGGTTCTCGATAAAAAAGACAACGACAACTGGCCCACCAAAGGCTACTACGCAAGCTTCGAAGAAATCTTTTTCGGCGGCGACTTTAGCTACCACACCGAAACGCTTGACGCAAGATTCTACGCTCCACTGTTCTGGGAAACCTCTATCGCACTCGGGCTTTACGCAAAGCAGAGCCGCGGCGACAATGTTCCGCTCGGCTGCCTCGCCGGCCCCGACGGCACCAAGCGATTCCGCGGCGTAGAATCGGGCATCTGGAGCGACACGCAAGCCTTAATCTGGCAAATGGAATTCCGCCGTCCGCTCTTCTGGCGATTCGCCGGCGTTATCTTTGGCGAAGCCTTGCAATCGGCGCCCTACTTCAGCGAACTCTTTAGGCGCCAAGTACATTACGCCGTAGGCTTCGGCGGACGCCTCGCCTTGAACAAAAGCGAAAAGCTGCACGCCCGCGGCGACCTTTCGCTTGTCGACGGCAAGCACATCGGCATTACGATTGATTTAAGAGAATCGTTCTAA
- a CDS encoding PilZ domain-containing protein, with protein sequence MQDQGILQRLSEWLPDWPPKFPPDPLYLVWGAIVVFLVFALIALFQARRINNRREKEVMFGTQAFDDKVAECGFSEEEKKVLDDVIRKSTFENKDAILNSSGLFEEAVSAYYDVENVFKLPDEDLAVVEALRHKMNFTASNPLSEIYSTRQFNVGDRVDLVPENGTLIKRSDIVWRTEKEWAISYDGSDGPASSFVNRSIRIRWTRPDDAIYSTSITVLRVDETNNLVLHHSFSLDKRQLRRWVREQVAFPVTAVFENGETLYGTLLDLSAGGIMIGLPKECYPGQHLRIQFELPSFGDEDVEIEILRNLGQKNKDFPNYYCLTASFRGTFGWTQERVLQYLFELSKSKKQAKK encoded by the coding sequence ATGCAGGATCAAGGCATTTTACAACGGCTATCTGAATGGCTGCCTGATTGGCCGCCCAAGTTCCCGCCCGACCCGCTTTATTTGGTGTGGGGCGCGATAGTCGTTTTCTTGGTCTTTGCATTGATTGCGCTGTTTCAAGCTCGCCGCATCAACAACCGCCGTGAAAAAGAAGTCATGTTCGGTACGCAGGCGTTTGATGACAAAGTAGCGGAATGCGGTTTTTCCGAAGAAGAAAAAAAAGTCCTGGACGATGTGATTAGAAAGTCGACCTTTGAAAACAAGGACGCCATTCTTAATTCGTCCGGTCTTTTTGAAGAGGCCGTATCCGCATACTACGATGTTGAAAACGTATTCAAGCTTCCTGACGAAGATCTTGCTGTTGTGGAAGCGCTTCGCCACAAGATGAATTTTACAGCGTCGAATCCTTTGTCTGAAATTTATTCGACCAGGCAGTTCAACGTGGGCGACCGCGTAGACTTGGTTCCTGAAAATGGAACCTTGATCAAGCGATCCGATATCGTGTGGCGTACCGAAAAAGAATGGGCGATTTCTTACGATGGTAGCGATGGCCCTGCAAGTTCGTTTGTGAACCGCTCTATTCGAATTCGTTGGACGCGTCCTGATGACGCCATCTATTCTACCAGCATTACTGTTCTGCGCGTTGATGAAACCAACAATCTTGTTTTGCATCATTCTTTCTCTTTGGATAAACGCCAGTTGCGTCGCTGGGTTCGTGAACAGGTCGCTTTCCCCGTGACAGCCGTTTTTGAAAATGGCGAAACCCTGTACGGGACTTTGCTCGATCTTTCTGCCGGCGGTATTATGATTGGACTGCCCAAAGAGTGCTATCCGGGACAGCATTTGCGCATCCAGTTTGAGCTTCCTAGTTTTGGCGATGAAGACGTGGAAATTGAGATTTTGCGCAATTTAGGCCAAAAAAACAAGGATTTCCCCAACTACTATTGCCTAACGGCCTCTTTCCGTGGGACCTTCGGTTGGACCCAGGAAAGGGTGCTTCAGTACTTGTTTGAACTAAGTAAGTCAAAAAAACAGGCAAAAAAGTAG